The segment GCTCCCTCCATCTCCGTCTCGCCGGATTCCCCCTTCGTGCATCGCTGGGATCCCCGACTGAAGCTGATCGGCCTGCTCCTGCTGGCCTTCACCTTTTCCTTCGTCTCCAATCTCCGCGTCCTGCCGGTGATGATCGCCCTGACCCTGACCGTGGTCGCCATGTCCCGCTATCCCCTCGACCTCTTGCTCCGGCGGCTGCGCTACCCTTCGCTGGTCATTCTGGGCCTGATCATCGTGCTCCCACTCATCAGCGGATTCACCCCCCTCGTGGAATGGGGCGGCCTGACCGTCACCAGGGAAGGGCTCCAGGCCGCGTTGCTCGTGGCCACCCGCTTTTTCTGCATCGTCACCCTGGCGGCGGTCTTGCTGGGCACCACGCCCCTGCTGCGGACCGTCAAGGCCATGCAGGCCCTGGGATTGCCCTACGTCATGGCCGATATGGCCTTGCTGGTGGTCCGCTATCTGGAGGTGCTCTCCGCGGATCTGCGTCGGATGCGGATTGCCATGCGTCTGCGCGGCCATGTGGAGCAAAGACGGCCCTGGCGCAACCTGCGCACCTTGGCCTGGTTGACGGGCAGCCTGATCCTGCGCGGATATGAACGTTCCCAGGGCGTGTACAACGCCATGCGCCTGCGGG is part of the Desulfonatronum sp. SC1 genome and harbors:
- the cbiQ gene encoding cobalt ECF transporter T component CbiQ, with translation MIAPSISVSPDSPFVHRWDPRLKLIGLLLLAFTFSFVSNLRVLPVMIALTLTVVAMSRYPLDLLLRRLRYPSLVILGLIIVLPLISGFTPLVEWGGLTVTREGLQAALLVATRFFCIVTLAAVLLGTTPLLRTVKAMQALGLPYVMADMALLVVRYLEVLSADLRRMRIAMRLRGHVEQRRPWRNLRTLAWLTGSLILRGYERSQGVYNAMRLRGYGHAPVRPGEFTATRVDLLALAAVCAAAGLLIWLELTL